In the Deinococcus roseus genome, TACGTGCGCCACCAGCAAAGAACCATTCTGGGTTCCTTTGTCACCGAACAACCCTGCCAGACCTGCCGGGGTGAAGGCGTGCTGATCACCGATCCCTGCAAAAAATGCAAAGGTCGGGGCCGCGTCATCAACACCGAAAAGATCAAGGTCAAACTGCCCAAAGGCATTGACGGAGGTTACCGTTTGCGTGTGACCGGACAGGGCAACGATGGACCGGGAGGTGCAGGAGACCTTTACGTTCACCTCACCATGAAGGCCCACCCCCATTTGAAGCGGGAAGAAGAGCACCTGCATTACGTGGCAGAACTGGGCATCACCGAGGCGATTTTTGGGGGCAAGATCAATGTGCCCACCCTGGATGGAGACAAAGAAGTAGAGGTCAAACCCGGCACCCAGCACGGAGAGTACACCCGCCTGCGTTCCATGGGCATGCCCAGACTGCAGGGGGGTGGCAATGGTGATCTGTGCGTGCATTTCAAGATCAACATCCCCAGTGCCGCCAAACTCAGCAAGGAAGCCAAAACCCACCTGGAAGCCTACGCCAAAGTGGTGGGCGAGCACCCCGAGGAGCACAAAGAAGGCTTCTTCGAAAAAATTGGCAAGGCTTTAAGGGGCGAGTAACCCTTGCGCAGCACAAAAAGAGAACCAGAGGATTTTTCCTCTGGTTTTTTGATGGGGTTTGATCGGTGGGGGTTCATTGCACTTTGACAGGCACCTTCACCAGCATGGTGTTGTTCTCGGTGAGGTAACGGATCTCGTAATCTCCTGCTTCATCGGGCAGGCTCACATCGAACTGCAGGGCATCTCCCACCCCGTATTCATAGATCCACTCACCGGCATCTGAGCCTTTGCGGGCCAGCACAATGCGGTCGTTGGGGCCACCAGGACCCGACCAGGTGATGCGCACTGAGGTGCTGACTTTTCCAGAAGCTGGGGCCTGAATGGTGGCTTTTGCGGCTGTGAGGGTCAGGGGCTGCCTGAACAGCACGGTTCCGCCATTGGCTTCACTCATGTAGCGGACTTCATAGGTGCCAGGGTCTGCAGGTGCAGGGACCATCACCGGGTTGCCTCCACTGGTGTAAATGTAGGACGTGAAAGTCCCGTCCGGGGCATCTTTGGGCACAATGGTGAGGTAATCTCCATCGTTGTTGGGTCCCTGCACCGTCACCCTCAGGATGCTGCCTGCCATCACTGAACCCGGATACTTCAGGCTGATGCTGGCGGCGGCAACCTTCAGCGGAACACGGGCCAGCACAGCATTGCCCAGACCTTCACTCTGGTAGCGGATTTCGTAATCTCCGGGGGTCACAGGAACCTGCAAATTCAAAGGGGTGCCACTGCTGGTGTAGGAATACTGCAGGTACGTCCCATCCTGGGCCGTTCTGGGCACAATGGTGAGGTAATCTCCGGGAGCATCGGCCCCTTTCCATTGCACCGAGATGGTGCTGCCTGCCACCACAGAAGCGGGTGCTGTGATGCTGTAATCGGTGCCTTCAATGGTGATGTTCAGCACCGTGAAAGCCTGACCGGTGGCTTCGGAGTTGAAGCGGATCTGGTATTCTCCTGCCACCTGAGGGGCAATCAGGGTGCCTGTGCCTTCAGGTTTGTCTGCATAGAAGTACTGGGTGTAGGTGCCTTCCGGGGCATCTCTGGGAACGATGGTGACGTAATCTCCGGGCTGACCGGGGCCTTTCCAGGAGATTTTGATTTCTTTGCCCACTCCCATCTTCTGGGGCGCACCCAGGCTGTATTTGCCCAGGGTGGCTTTGAAGGTCTGACGGGCCAGCACCCGGCCTGCTCCGCTCATGTAACGCACTTCATAGGTGCCCGCCACAGGTCTGGTGCGAATTTCCAGCGGAGATTGGGCATTCTGGGTGTAGGCGTAAGCATCGTAGTTGCCATCCGGGGTGTCCTGTGTGACCACTGTGATGTAGTCATCCAGGTTGCCGGGACCCGTCCAGACGACCTTCACCACATCTCCAGCAGTGATTTCTGCGGGCACTTTCACGGTGGCGGGCACTTCACGGGGGGTGAAGGTGGCACTGCGGCCCAGCACCTGCACCGTGCCATCAGGCAGGGTCAGGACATAGCGGAACTGCATGGGCTGGGGAATCTCAGGGACGCGCAGTTCGGTCTGGCCTTCTTTGCCCTGCACGTATTCATAATTGCCGTACTCGTTGTCGGAGGCATCTGCAGCCACCACCGTGATGTAAGCATCTCCGGTGGCTTCTTCTGGCACGTTCTTGAACAGCACTTTGGCAGAACCGCCCATCACAGGGGCCTGGGGGGTGAAACTCAGTTGCACCAGGTTTTTCACCTCACCCACTTCAAAGGTGAAGCGGTTTTCACTGGCGGCATTCACCGAGATGCCCGTGAATGTTTTGACTCCTGTGGAGGTGTTCACCTGGGCGGAATAGTTGCCCACAGGCACATCCTGGGCATACAGGCCCTCTCCGTTTTGCAACAATGGGTGTTTCTCGCCATTCAGGGAACGGATCAGGGTGACGGTGTTGCCTGCGGGGGCAGGCTGTCCATTCACGGTCAATTGCACTTCCACCGGCACCGTTTGCTGCACAGGTTTTGCAACCTGCTGCACCGCGTTCCCCAGAGCAGAAGCCAGCT is a window encoding:
- the dnaJ gene encoding molecular chaperone DnaJ, which translates into the protein MDYYQILGVEKDASQEEIKRAYRALALKYHPDRNKEEGAQEKFAQINNAYATLSDPDKRAHYDRYGSEPQTGGMPGGGAGGFSVEDLFSQFFGDAFFGGQGNRRGNAKPRGEDLQVDAEITLEEARDGAEIEVEVDRLTTCDACEGSRSEPGSTPKTCTTCSGSGYVRHQQRTILGSFVTEQPCQTCRGEGVLITDPCKKCKGRGRVINTEKIKVKLPKGIDGGYRLRVTGQGNDGPGGAGDLYVHLTMKAHPHLKREEEHLHYVAELGITEAIFGGKINVPTLDGDKEVEVKPGTQHGEYTRLRSMGMPRLQGGGNGDLCVHFKINIPSAAKLSKEAKTHLEAYAKVVGEHPEEHKEGFFEKIGKALRGE
- a CDS encoding vWA domain-containing protein; this translates as MNLSRTMLTLGFLLAAQASAETRVELILDASGSMYNKLADGQTRISVARDVLSGFIASLPEDPELNVGLRIYGAKTMAVAPGSCEDSELVLPMEGLNRKSLQDTVRKTTPKGATPIAYSLLKAAEDFPNDASKKMVVLVTDGQESCGGDLKAAMELFKSRGIDLKVIGIDLDARAQRSFEGIGSFQNTTTANQLASALGNAVQQVAKPVQQTVPVEVQLTVNGQPAPAGNTVTLIRSLNGEKHPLLQNGEGLYAQDVPVGNYSAQVNTSTGVKTFTGISVNAASENRFTFEVGEVKNLVQLSFTPQAPVMGGSAKVLFKNVPEEATGDAYITVVAADASDNEYGNYEYVQGKEGQTELRVPEIPQPMQFRYVLTLPDGTVQVLGRSATFTPREVPATVKVPAEITAGDVVKVVWTGPGNLDDYITVVTQDTPDGNYDAYAYTQNAQSPLEIRTRPVAGTYEVRYMSGAGRVLARQTFKATLGKYSLGAPQKMGVGKEIKISWKGPGQPGDYVTIVPRDAPEGTYTQYFYADKPEGTGTLIAPQVAGEYQIRFNSEATGQAFTVLNITIEGTDYSITAPASVVAGSTISVQWKGADAPGDYLTIVPRTAQDGTYLQYSYTSSGTPLNLQVPVTPGDYEIRYQSEGLGNAVLARVPLKVAAASISLKYPGSVMAGSILRVTVQGPNNDGDYLTIVPKDAPDGTFTSYIYTSGGNPVMVPAPADPGTYEVRYMSEANGGTVLFRQPLTLTAAKATIQAPASGKVSTSVRITWSGPGGPNDRIVLARKGSDAGEWIYEYGVGDALQFDVSLPDEAGDYEIRYLTENNTMLVKVPVKVQ